One genomic window of Salvelinus namaycush isolate Seneca unplaced genomic scaffold, SaNama_1.0 Scaffold2267, whole genome shotgun sequence includes the following:
- the LOC120038590 gene encoding annexin A5-like, with the protein LQDLVGDLQGELGGTFETLVVALMTPPILYDVTSLRNAIKGAGTDEKVLIEILSSRTAQQIKDITAAYRQEYDADLEEDVTGDTSGHFRRLLVILLQASRQQGVQEGNIETDAQTLFSAGEKNYGTDEDQFITILGNRSAEHLRRVFAAYMKLAGYEMEESVQRETSGGLRDLLLAVVKCARSVPAYFADTLYYSMSGGGTDDQTLIRVMASRSEVDMLDIRADYRRLFTKSLYSAIQGDTSGDYRKALLLLCGGDDA; encoded by the exons CTCCAGGACCTGGTAGGTGATCTGCAGGGTGAACTGGGGGGAACGTTTGAGACTCTGGTAGTGGCTCTGATGACTCCGCCCATCCTCTACGATGTGACATCACTGCGGAACGCCATCAAG GGGGCGGGGACCGATGAGAAGGTGCTGATTGAGATCCTGTCTTCTAGAACGGCCCAGCAGATTAAGGACATCACTGCTGCCTATCGCCAgg agtaTGATGCAGACCTGGAGGAGGATGTAACAGGAGACACGTCAGGTCACTTCAGGAGACTGCTGGTCATCCTGCTACAG gccAGCAGACAGcagggggtacaggaggggaACATAGAGACTGACGCACAG actttgTTCTCTGCAGGAGAGAAGAATTATGGGACCGATGAAGACCAGTTCATCACCATCCTGGGGAACCGGAGCGCTGAACAtctgaggagag tgtttgCTGCGTACATGAAGCTGGCGGGGTATGAGATGGAAGAGAGTGTTCAGAGAGAGACTTCTGGAGGACTGAGAGACCTGCTACTGGCTGTGG tAAAGTGTGCTAGAAGCGTCCCAGCCTACTTTGCAGACACTCTGTACTATTCGATGTCG ggcggTGGAACTGACGACCAGACCTTAATCAGAGTGATGGCGAGTCGTAGTGAGGTGGACATGTTGGATATTAGAGCTGATTACAGACGCCTCTTCACCAAGTCTCTGTACTCTGCTATACAG gGTGATACCTCTGGTGACTACCGTAAGGCCCTCCTCCTGCTCTGTGGTGGCGACGATGCGTAA